A DNA window from Streptococcus mutans contains the following coding sequences:
- the purN gene encoding phosphoribosylglycinamide formyltransferase, whose translation MSKKIAVFASGNGSNFQVIGEQFPVEFVFSDHRDAYVLERAKNLGIKSYAFELKEFDNKIAYEQAIIDLLEKYAIDLVCLAGYMKIVGPTLLAAYQGRIINIHPAYLPEFPGAHGIEDAWNAGVTESGVTIHWVDSGVDTGKVIKQVRVPRLVHDTIESFEERIHAAEYQLYPQVLESLGIERR comes from the coding sequence ATGAGCAAAAAAATTGCTGTTTTCGCTTCTGGTAATGGGTCAAATTTTCAGGTCATCGGCGAGCAATTCCCAGTAGAATTTGTTTTCTCTGACCATCGTGATGCCTATGTCTTGGAGCGTGCTAAAAATCTCGGTATCAAAAGTTACGCATTTGAACTCAAGGAATTTGACAACAAAATTGCCTATGAGCAGGCTATCATTGACCTCTTGGAAAAATATGCTATTGATCTTGTTTGCCTAGCTGGTTACATGAAAATCGTTGGCCCAACCTTGCTGGCTGCCTATCAAGGTCGCATTATCAATATCCATCCAGCCTATTTGCCAGAATTTCCAGGTGCTCATGGTATCGAAGATGCCTGGAATGCCGGTGTCACTGAGAGCGGAGTGACCATTCACTGGGTGGACTCAGGTGTGGATACTGGCAAGGTCATTAAACAAGTCCGTGTCCCACGGCTAGTTCATGACACGATTGAAAGTTTTGAAGAACGCATTCATGCTGCTGAGTATCAGCTCTATCCTCAAGTGCTGGAGAGTTTAGGGATCGAGAGAAGATAA
- the purH gene encoding bifunctional phosphoribosylaminoimidazolecarboxamide formyltransferase/IMP cyclohydrolase: MTKRALISVSDKSGIVDFAQELKNLGWEIVSTGGTKVALDKAGIDTIAIDDVTGFPEMMDGRVKTLHPNIHGGLLARRDLDSHVNAMKEHGITPINLVVVNLYPFKETILKPDATYADAVENIDIGGPSMLRSAAKNHASVTVVVDPADYAEVLDELSANGETTYETRKRLAAKVFRHTAAYDALIAEYFTAQVGEEKPEKLTLTYDLKQPMRYGENPQQDADFYQKALPTAYSIASAQQLNGKELSFNNIRDADAAIRVIRDFKDRPTVVALKHMNPCGIGQADDIETAWDYAYEADSVSIFGGIVVLNREVDAATAEKMHAIFLEIIIAPSYTDEALAILTTKKKNLRILQLPFDAQEASEAEKEYTGVVGGLLVQNQDVVKESPANWQVVTKRQPTKTEETALEFAWKAIKYVKSNGIIVTNDHMTLGVGPGQTNRVASVRIAIDQAKDRLDGAVLASDAFFPFADNVEEIAAAGIKAIIQPGGSVRDQESIDMADKYGIAMVFTGVRHFRH; encoded by the coding sequence ATGACTAAACGCGCACTTATCAGCGTCTCAGACAAATCGGGCATTGTTGACTTTGCTCAAGAATTGAAAAACTTGGGTTGGGAAATTGTCTCAACCGGTGGAACTAAGGTTGCCCTTGACAAGGCAGGGATTGACACCATCGCTATTGACGACGTGACTGGCTTTCCTGAAATGATGGATGGTCGTGTCAAGACTCTTCACCCAAACATTCATGGCGGTCTATTGGCGCGCCGCGACCTTGATAGTCATGTTAATGCTATGAAGGAACATGGAATCACACCGATTAATTTGGTCGTTGTCAACCTCTACCCATTCAAGGAGACAATCCTCAAACCAGATGCGACCTATGCGGATGCGGTTGAAAATATTGATATCGGCGGACCATCTATGCTGCGCTCAGCAGCTAAAAACCATGCCAGTGTGACGGTTGTGGTTGACCCTGCTGACTACGCTGAGGTTCTTGACGAATTGTCAGCGAACGGAGAAACAACTTATGAAACTCGTAAGCGTCTGGCAGCAAAAGTTTTCCGTCACACCGCAGCTTATGATGCCCTCATCGCTGAATATTTCACTGCTCAAGTGGGTGAAGAAAAACCTGAAAAACTAACGCTGACTTATGACCTCAAGCAGCCAATGCGTTACGGTGAAAATCCACAGCAGGATGCGGATTTCTACCAAAAAGCTTTGCCAACTGCTTATTCTATTGCCTCTGCTCAGCAGCTCAACGGTAAGGAATTGTCCTTCAACAATATTCGCGATGCTGATGCGGCTATCCGTGTCATTCGTGACTTTAAAGACCGTCCAACCGTTGTGGCGCTCAAGCACATGAATCCATGTGGTATCGGTCAGGCTGATGACATTGAAACAGCTTGGGATTACGCTTATGAGGCTGATTCAGTTTCGATCTTCGGCGGCATTGTTGTCCTAAACCGTGAGGTTGATGCAGCGACAGCTGAGAAGATGCACGCTATCTTCCTAGAAATCATCATTGCGCCATCTTATACAGACGAAGCGCTAGCTATTCTCACAACCAAAAAGAAAAATCTGCGTATTCTGCAACTTCCCTTTGACGCTCAAGAAGCTAGCGAGGCTGAAAAAGAGTATACTGGCGTGGTTGGTGGCCTCCTTGTGCAAAATCAAGACGTGGTCAAGGAAAGTCCAGCCAATTGGCAGGTCGTTACCAAGCGCCAGCCAACTAAAACGGAAGAAACTGCTCTTGAATTTGCTTGGAAAGCTATCAAGTATGTCAAGTCTAATGGCATTATCGTGACCAATGACCACATGACACTTGGTGTCGGTCCGGGTCAGACCAATCGTGTCGCTTCTGTTCGCATCGCCATTGACCAAGCTAAAGATCGCCTTGACGGGGCTGTTCTTGCTTCTGACGCTTTCTTCCCGTTTGCTGATAACGTTGAAGAAATTGCAGCTGCTGGTATCAAAGCTATCATCCAACCCGGCGGTTCCGTCCGTGACCAAGAGTCTATCGATATGGCTGATAAATACGGCATTGCTATGGTATTTACGGGTGTGAGACATTTTAGACATTGA
- a CDS encoding HXXEE domain-containing protein yields MSILFNVWMLPILFILHDFEEMIFMPLWKKRHHQKLVTFKKPFFGSVTQGSAFAVGVLEEFVILLLISGLCQMTHNTLLYLSFVIAYTSHFTIHYIMCLRFKGYVPGVVTASLELPIVLMIIFCYWPSDISLLSVIVYLFIAMAIAYTNLKVMHQIMPKIQLSLEKYMK; encoded by the coding sequence ATGAGCATTCTTTTTAATGTTTGGATGCTGCCTATTTTATTTATTTTACATGATTTTGAAGAAATGATCTTTATGCCCTTGTGGAAAAAACGGCATCATCAAAAGTTAGTGACTTTTAAAAAACCGTTCTTTGGCTCTGTTACGCAGGGTTCTGCCTTTGCAGTAGGCGTTTTAGAGGAATTTGTCATCTTGCTGCTTATTTCTGGTCTTTGTCAAATGACCCACAATACCTTACTCTATTTATCTTTTGTAATAGCTTATACATCTCATTTCACGATCCATTATATCATGTGCCTGCGATTTAAGGGCTATGTTCCCGGAGTCGTCACGGCAAGCTTAGAATTGCCAATTGTTTTAATGATTATTTTCTGCTATTGGCCTTCTGACATTTCCCTGCTGTCAGTCATTGTCTATCTTTTCATAGCTATGGCAATAGCTTATACTAATCTTAAAGTCATGCACCAAATCATG
- a CDS encoding TetR/AcrR family transcriptional regulator codes for MEYQTRQWLEEALFDLLATKKSLHNISIAELSEHAQIARRTFYRYYHSKEQVLTNYLDRLIQDYIIELQTEKLINFDDLVNLFFQYWSQYTESLKILQDANLLVLILQRYYDKLPDAYTTVMAPWHITNSEQRQITYDSRFIIGGLYSIFDEWLKTDHQTMPVNELVTTALNTIKRMKDS; via the coding sequence ATGGAATATCAAACACGGCAATGGCTGGAGGAAGCCTTGTTCGATTTATTAGCAACTAAGAAATCCCTGCATAATATCAGCATTGCAGAACTCAGCGAGCATGCCCAGATTGCTAGACGAACGTTTTATCGTTATTACCATTCAAAAGAGCAAGTCCTTACGAACTATTTAGACCGCTTAATCCAAGACTACATTATTGAGCTTCAAACAGAAAAACTGATTAATTTTGACGATTTAGTGAACCTTTTCTTTCAGTATTGGAGCCAGTACACTGAGTCATTAAAAATTTTGCAGGATGCAAACCTGCTAGTGCTTATCTTGCAAAGGTATTATGATAAGCTCCCTGATGCTTATACCACTGTCATGGCACCTTGGCACATCACAAACAGTGAACAAAGACAAATCACCTATGATAGTAGATTCATTATCGGCGGTCTCTACAGTATTTTTGATGAATGGTTAAAAACAGATCACCAAACAATGCCTGTTAATGAACTGGTCACTACAGCCTTAAACACCATAAAACGTATGAAAGATAGTTAA
- a CDS encoding suppressor of fused domain protein, which translates to MGLFDFFKKKSSSEETPIEDGDKTVVKSEDTDDSAPGWEAIDAEFDRLYPDQPNPLHYGTVVKYMFGGPDPLDGISVYDAGDFWHFVSYGLSELYTKESTDSEYSGYGIELTFKLKKSTNDEEEIKNGCGLLQYVARYIFKTGKVVLPEEYIYMKQTVGIDIQQKSKLTGFLTASDNLAKPLDTPHGKVEFVTLIGATDAELRSVYESETSKLEVRKLLQELGNQITDYNRQSLV; encoded by the coding sequence ATGGGTCTATTTGATTTTTTTAAGAAGAAATCTTCCAGTGAAGAGACACCAATTGAAGATGGAGATAAGACTGTTGTTAAATCTGAAGATACAGATGATAGCGCTCCAGGATGGGAAGCGATTGATGCAGAATTTGATCGTTTATATCCTGATCAGCCCAATCCTCTTCATTATGGGACGGTTGTCAAGTATATGTTTGGGGGTCCAGATCCGCTTGACGGTATAAGTGTCTACGATGCGGGAGATTTTTGGCATTTTGTCAGCTATGGCCTGTCGGAGTTATATACAAAAGAAAGCACCGACTCAGAATACAGTGGTTATGGGATTGAATTGACTTTTAAGTTAAAGAAATCTACTAATGACGAAGAAGAAATCAAAAATGGCTGTGGTTTATTGCAGTATGTTGCAAGATATATTTTTAAAACAGGAAAAGTAGTTTTACCAGAAGAATATATTTATATGAAGCAAACGGTAGGAATCGATATCCAGCAGAAATCTAAACTGACAGGTTTTCTGACCGCTAGTGACAATCTAGCTAAGCCTCTAGATACTCCTCATGGAAAAGTAGAATTTGTCACTCTGATTGGTGCGACAGATGCAGAACTGCGAAGTGTTTATGAAAGTGAAACAAGTAAGCTTGAGGTAAGGAAATTGTTGCAAGAGCTTGGAAATCAGATTACAGACTATAATCGCCAGTCCTTAGTTTAG